A region of the Microcystis aeruginosa FD4 genome:
TGATTAGCGGTTTTTTTGCCCTCAAATAGCCAAGTTAAATTACCAAAAGTCAGGGAACCTACCAACCAAGGATCGAGAAGCAGGCGTTTTCCCCCGATTTCGATTAACCAAGAATTACTATCAAGCCAAGTTAACTGCATATAAGGAGAATGAGGATTTTCTTAATTTAATTTAACATTAGCATTAATTTTTCTGCGCTTGGGGGTTTTTCAGTCATCAGTGAATGCCATTCATAGCAGTTATCTTAATGGCGAGGTAGGAAGTCTCTGGTTTTAGGGAACAGGCAACAGTAGCCAGTCGTCTGGGGATGATACCAAATTAGGTTACACTTCACCTTGAGGAGAAACGCTGTAACACTCCTCACTTAATGCCTCTCACTGAAAACCCAAATCTGATCACTGATTACTGATTACTGATCACTGATCACTGATTAGTCAAGGCTTAAGAAATAGGGAAAGTTTAGCTATCTTAGGGAAAGTAGGCGCTAAAAGGGGAGGAAGAACGCATCAGCCGAGACTGAATTTCTATGACTAAACGTACCTTCGGTGTTATCGGACTAGCTGTCATGGGAGAAAATCTCGCTCTCAATGTGGAGAGTCGGGGTTTTCCCATCGCTGTTTACAATCGCACCGCCAGCAAAACTAAAGAATTTATGGAAACTCGCGCCGTCGGCAAAGATGTCAAGGCGGCCTATAGTTTAGAAGAATTCGTCCAAATTTTAGAGCGTCCCCGCAAAATTCTGGTCATGGTCAAAGCTGGTCCCCCGGTGGATGCCGTGATCGAACAATTAAAACCCCTTCTCGAAGAAGGAGATATGATTATCGATGGCGGTAACTCCCTCTACGAGGACACGGAAAGACGCACCCGCGACCTAGAATCGACCACTAAACTGGGTTTTGTCGGCATGGGAGTCAGTGGTGGCGAAGAAGGGGCTCTGCACGGTCCTTCCCTGATGCCAGGGGGTACAGAGTTCGCCTATCGGGAATTAGAGCCGATTTTAACCAAAATTGCTGCCCAAGTCGATGATGGTCCCTGTGTCACCTATGTGGGGCCCGGAGGTGCGGGCCATTATGTGAAAATGGTTCACAATGGCATCGAGTACGGCGATATGCAGTTAATTGCGGAAGCCTACGATGTGCTGAAAAATGGTCTAGGACTAAGCAATCAGCAGTTACAGGAAACTTTCACGGAGTGGAATCGCACCGATGAGCTTAATTCTTATTTAATTGAAATTACCGCCGATATCTTTAAGTACGTTGACCCGGAAACTGGTCATCATCTGGTAGATTTAATCTTGGATTCGGCGGGACAAAAGGGAACAGGACGCTGGACTGTGTTAAGTTCCTTGGAGTTGGGGGTGTCAATTCCGACCATTTATGCTGCGGTTAATGCTCGCGTTATGTCCGCTTATAAGGATGAACGGGTGGCAGCCGCAAAAGAGTTACCCGGACCCGGGGAAACCTATCTAGGGGATGCGGCAATATTTGTCAATAAGGTGCGTGATGCCCTTTACTGCTCGAAAATGTGTTCCTATGCCCAGGGTA
Encoded here:
- the gnd gene encoding decarboxylating NADP(+)-dependent phosphogluconate dehydrogenase, with the translated sequence MTKRTFGVIGLAVMGENLALNVESRGFPIAVYNRTASKTKEFMETRAVGKDVKAAYSLEEFVQILERPRKILVMVKAGPPVDAVIEQLKPLLEEGDMIIDGGNSLYEDTERRTRDLESTTKLGFVGMGVSGGEEGALHGPSLMPGGTEFAYRELEPILTKIAAQVDDGPCVTYVGPGGAGHYVKMVHNGIEYGDMQLIAEAYDVLKNGLGLSNQQLQETFTEWNRTDELNSYLIEITADIFKYVDPETGHHLVDLILDSAGQKGTGRWTVLSSLELGVSIPTIYAAVNARVMSAYKDERVAAAKELPGPGETYLGDAAIFVNKVRDALYCSKMCSYAQGMALIAKASQEFNYNISLPESARIWKGGCIIRAGFLDKIRKAFAENPGLPNLLLAPEFKQSILDRQEAWREVLVLANKLGIPVPAFSSSLDYFDSYRRANLPQNLTQAQRDYFGAHTYQRTDKPRGEFFHTEWMAGL